Proteins encoded by one window of uncultured Draconibacterium sp.:
- the rplR gene encoding 50S ribosomal protein L18, which translates to MALTKVQRRARIKSRVRTVVSGTAERPRLSVYRSNKQIYVQVIDDLQGTTLLAVSSSDKGIADASGTKSEKAAMVGKAVAEKALAAGITEVVFDRGGNLYHGRVKQLADAAREGGLKF; encoded by the coding sequence ATGGCATTAACAAAAGTTCAAAGGCGAGCAAGAATAAAAAGTCGCGTACGCACAGTTGTTTCCGGCACAGCAGAACGTCCAAGATTAAGTGTTTACAGAAGTAACAAACAAATCTACGTTCAGGTTATCGACGACCTGCAAGGAACAACTCTATTAGCAGTTTCATCTTCAGACAAAGGAATCGCTGATGCCAGCGGTACAAAATCTGAAAAAGCTGCAATGGTTGGTAAAGCAGTTGCCGAAAAAGCACTGGCAGCCGGAATTACTGAAGTTGTATTCGACAGAGGTGGTAACTTATACCACGGAAGAGTAAAACAATTAGCTGACGCTGCCCGCGAAGGTGGCCTTAAATTCTAA
- the rplF gene encoding 50S ribosomal protein L6 has translation MSRIGKLPISIPAGVEVKVNDNVVSVKGPLGELTQQIDPSIEVAIEDATIEVKRNGESKKEKSMHGLYRSLINNMVEGVSKGYEIKMELVGVGYRAEVLPDNVLDLVLGFAHHTYLQLPAEVKVEAVSDKRSTPTVTLKSHDKQLIGQVAAKIRSFRKPEPYKGKGIKFVGEELRRKAGKAAAK, from the coding sequence ATGTCAAGAATAGGAAAATTACCCATTTCAATACCAGCAGGAGTAGAAGTAAAAGTTAACGACAACGTTGTTAGCGTAAAAGGACCTCTGGGTGAATTGACTCAACAAATTGATCCGTCAATCGAAGTGGCAATCGAAGATGCTACTATCGAAGTTAAACGAAACGGCGAATCAAAAAAAGAAAAGTCAATGCACGGACTGTACCGCTCTTTGATCAATAACATGGTGGAAGGCGTATCGAAAGGATACGAAATAAAAATGGAGTTAGTTGGTGTTGGTTATCGTGCCGAAGTATTGCCCGATAACGTGCTAGACCTTGTATTAGGTTTTGCTCACCATACTTACCTGCAACTTCCAGCTGAAGTAAAAGTAGAGGCTGTATCTGATAAACGTAGTACTCCAACCGTGACCCTGAAAAGTCACGACAAACAATTAATTGGTCAGGTGGCTGCGAAAATCAGATCATTCCGTAAACCTGAACCTTACAAAGGAAAAGGTATTAAGTTTGTTGGCGAAGAATTGAGGCGTAAAGCTGGTAAAGCCGCTGCAAAATAA
- the rplV gene encoding 50S ribosomal protein L22, translating into MGARKRLAAEKRKEEKKQQYFAVLRNCPTSPRKMRLVADMIRGMEVNKALDVLKYSSKEASRRVEKLLLSAIANWQAKNEGVRLEESDLYVSQIMVDSGRILKRLRPAPQGRAHRIRKRSNHVTIYVDSRESVVEENLN; encoded by the coding sequence ATGGGTGCCAGAAAAAGACTAGCAGCTGAGAAAAGAAAAGAAGAGAAAAAACAACAATATTTTGCTGTTTTACGCAACTGCCCTACATCACCACGAAAAATGAGGTTAGTAGCCGATATGATTCGCGGAATGGAGGTTAATAAAGCCTTAGATGTATTGAAGTATTCTTCAAAAGAAGCATCGCGCAGGGTAGAGAAACTTCTGCTTTCAGCCATTGCCAATTGGCAGGCTAAAAACGAAGGAGTTCGTTTAGAAGAAAGTGATCTTTACGTATCACAAATCATGGTAGATTCAGGTCGTATTTTGAAACGTTTACGTCCGGCTCCCCAGGGTCGTGCACACCGAATCAGAAAACGCTCAAATCACGTGACTATATACGTAGACAGTAGAGAAAGTGTTGTTGAAGAAAACCTTAATTAA
- the infA gene encoding translation initiation factor IF-1 encodes MAKQPSIEQDGTIIEALSNAMFRVELENGHVITGHISGKMRMHYIKILPGDKVKVEMSPYDLTKGRITFRYKN; translated from the coding sequence ATGGCAAAACAACCATCCATAGAACAAGATGGAACAATTATAGAAGCATTATCAAACGCAATGTTTCGGGTAGAACTGGAAAACGGTCACGTTATCACAGGACATATCTCCGGGAAAATGCGAATGCATTATATTAAAATTTTGCCAGGGGATAAAGTAAAAGTAGAAATGTCTCCTTACGATTTAACTAAAGGTAGAATTACGTTTAGGTACAAAAACTAA
- the rpmD gene encoding 50S ribosomal protein L30, producing the protein MAKLKITQVKSGIGSTKRQKATLEALGLKKLNQTVVHEATPQIVGMANKLSHLLSIEEVK; encoded by the coding sequence ATGGCTAAATTAAAAATTACACAAGTAAAAAGTGGTATCGGTTCAACGAAGCGCCAAAAAGCAACACTTGAGGCGTTGGGTTTGAAAAAATTGAACCAAACTGTTGTTCACGAAGCTACTCCTCAAATTGTTGGTATGGCTAACAAATTGAGTCATTTACTTAGTATTGAAGAGGTTAAATAA
- the rpsD gene encoding 30S ribosomal protein S4 — protein sequence MARYRGPKSKIARKFGEPIFGPDKVFEHKNYPPGMHGLSSKRRKTSEYGLQLKEKQKAKYTYGVLERQFRTLFKKAQAAKGVTGEVLLQLLESRLDNVVFRMGIAKTRAAARQFVSHKHITVNGKLVNIPSYSVKSGDVIGVREKSKSLEEITGSLQSRRSSQYEWLEWDGEQMAGKFLNRPEREEIPENIKEQLIVELYSK from the coding sequence ATGGCAAGATATAGAGGACCAAAATCTAAAATCGCTCGTAAATTCGGAGAGCCTATCTTCGGACCGGATAAAGTTTTCGAACACAAAAACTACCCTCCGGGGATGCACGGTTTATCTTCTAAAAGAAGAAAAACTTCGGAATACGGGCTGCAGTTAAAAGAGAAACAAAAGGCAAAATATACTTACGGTGTATTAGAAAGACAATTCCGCACACTTTTCAAAAAAGCGCAAGCTGCTAAAGGTGTTACCGGTGAAGTGTTGCTTCAGTTGTTAGAGTCTCGTCTCGACAACGTTGTATTCCGTATGGGTATTGCTAAAACACGTGCTGCGGCACGTCAGTTTGTATCACACAAACATATTACTGTTAACGGAAAATTAGTAAATATTCCATCGTATTCGGTTAAATCTGGCGACGTTATTGGCGTTCGCGAGAAATCAAAATCGCTGGAAGAAATTACTGGCTCATTGCAATCGCGCAGAAGCTCACAGTACGAATGGTTAGAATGGGACGGCGAGCAAATGGCCGGAAAATTCCTGAACCGTCCGGAACGTGAAGAAATTCCAGAAAACATCAAAGAGCAACTAATCGTAGAGTTGTATTCAAAATAA
- the rplO gene encoding 50S ribosomal protein L15 has product MNLNNLQPAEGSTKTSKRIGRGQGSGRGGTSTRGHKGQKSRSGYSRKIGFEGGQMPLQRVVPKMGFKNINRVEYKAINLDVLENIATKNNLTVIDKTSLVNAGVASKNDKIKILGGGTLTKKLEVKADAFSKSAKEAIEKLEGTTEIA; this is encoded by the coding sequence ATGAATTTAAATAACTTACAACCTGCAGAAGGATCGACTAAAACATCAAAACGAATTGGTCGTGGTCAGGGCTCGGGCCGTGGCGGCACATCAACTCGTGGACATAAAGGTCAAAAGTCTCGTTCAGGTTATTCAAGGAAAATCGGTTTCGAAGGTGGTCAAATGCCTTTGCAGCGCGTTGTTCCTAAAATGGGTTTTAAAAACATCAACCGTGTTGAATACAAAGCGATCAACCTTGATGTATTAGAGAACATTGCTACAAAGAATAACCTGACTGTAATTGACAAAACATCCTTAGTTAACGCAGGTGTCGCGTCGAAAAACGACAAGATCAAAATTCTTGGCGGAGGTACTTTAACTAAAAAATTGGAAGTTAAAGCCGATGCATTTTCAAAAAGCGCGAAAGAAGCAATAGAAAAATTAGAAGGAACAACCGAAATAGCTTAA
- the rpsN gene encoding 30S ribosomal protein S14 → MAKESMKAREVKRAKLVEKYAEKRAQLKADGDWEGLQKLPKNSSKVRLHNRCKLSGRPKGYMRQFGISRIDFREMASNGLIPGVKKASW, encoded by the coding sequence ATGGCTAAAGAATCAATGAAGGCACGCGAAGTAAAACGTGCAAAATTAGTTGAGAAATACGCCGAAAAACGTGCCCAGCTGAAAGCGGATGGCGACTGGGAAGGTTTGCAAAAACTTCCTAAAAATTCGTCGAAAGTACGTTTACACAACCGTTGTAAACTTAGCGGACGTCCGAAAGGATATATGCGCCAATTCGGTATCAGCAGGATTGATTTTAGGGAAATGGCTTCAAATGGCTTGATTCCCGGAGTTAAGAAGGCAAGTTGGTAA
- the rpmC gene encoding 50S ribosomal protein L29, producing MKVSEIKEMTSNEIVERLQIEKENLVRLRLSHAVSPLENPNKLKEAKATIARLNTILRERELNENQK from the coding sequence ATGAAAGTAAGTGAAATCAAAGAAATGACGAGCAACGAAATCGTTGAACGTCTACAGATTGAAAAAGAAAATCTTGTTCGCCTAAGATTGAGTCATGCCGTATCGCCGCTTGAAAATCCTAACAAATTAAAGGAAGCTAAAGCAACGATTGCGCGCCTGAATACAATTCTTCGCGAAAGAGAATTAAACGAAAATCAGAAGTAA
- the rplX gene encoding 50S ribosomal protein L24, whose product MQKKLHIKKGDTVVVIAGNSKGQKGRVLEVIRKTDRAIVEGVNMMKKHTKPNAQAPQGGIIEREAPVHISNLMLVDPKTGEATRIGRKLNDDGKLVRISKKSGEEIK is encoded by the coding sequence ATGCAGAAAAAGTTACACATAAAAAAAGGTGACACTGTGGTTGTGATCGCTGGTAACAGTAAAGGCCAAAAAGGTCGTGTACTGGAAGTGATCCGTAAAACCGACAGAGCAATAGTTGAAGGTGTTAACATGATGAAAAAACATACCAAACCTAACGCGCAAGCGCCACAGGGAGGTATCATCGAACGAGAAGCACCGGTGCATATTTCTAACCTTATGTTGGTTGATCCTAAAACAGGAGAAGCTACGCGTATAGGAAGGAAATTGAATGACGATGGTAAATTAGTTCGTATTTCGAAAAAATCAGGAGAGGAGATTAAGTAA
- the rpsQ gene encoding 30S ribosomal protein S17, with protein MENKVRNLRKERIGVVVSDKMDKSIVVAEKTKEKHPIYGKFVNKTTKFHVHDEKNDCNVGDTVRIMETRPLSKTKCWRVVEIIERAK; from the coding sequence ATGGAAAATAAAGTAAGAAATCTCAGGAAAGAGAGAATCGGGGTCGTTGTTAGTGATAAAATGGATAAATCGATTGTGGTTGCTGAAAAGACAAAAGAGAAGCACCCGATTTATGGTAAGTTCGTTAACAAAACTACCAAATTCCATGTCCACGATGAGAAAAATGATTGCAACGTTGGCGATACTGTAAGGATTATGGAAACTCGTCCTTTAAGTAAAACCAAATGTTGGAGAGTAGTTGAAATAATTGAAAGAGCTAAGTAA
- the rplN gene encoding 50S ribosomal protein L14 — protein sequence MIQQESRCSVADNSGAKEVLVIRVLGGTRKRYASLGDTVVVTVKSALAGGEMKKGTVSRAIVVRTKKENRRQDGSYIRFDDNAVVLLNNAGEMRGTRIFGPVARELREKNMKIISLAPEVL from the coding sequence ATGATACAACAAGAATCAAGATGTTCGGTAGCCGATAACAGTGGAGCAAAAGAAGTTTTAGTGATCCGTGTATTAGGCGGAACACGCAAACGTTATGCTTCATTGGGCGACACTGTAGTGGTTACTGTAAAAAGTGCACTTGCCGGAGGCGAGATGAAAAAAGGTACTGTATCACGCGCAATCGTTGTTCGTACGAAAAAAGAAAATCGTCGTCAAGACGGTTCTTACATTCGTTTCGACGATAACGCAGTAGTACTTCTAAACAACGCTGGAGAAATGCGTGGAACACGTATTTTTGGCCCTGTTGCACGTGAATTACGCGAGAAGAATATGAAAATTATCTCACTCGCTCCAGAAGTATTGTAA
- the rpsM gene encoding 30S ribosomal protein S13 yields MARIVGVDIPSNKRGEIALTYIYGIGRSRAITILDEAGVDRNLKVQDWTDDNLAAVRGVIGDNFKVEGELRSEVQMNIKRLMDIGCYRGIRHRIGLPVRGQSTKNNARTRKGKRKTVANKKMATK; encoded by the coding sequence ATGGCACGTATAGTAGGTGTTGATATTCCAAGTAATAAAAGAGGTGAGATTGCTCTTACCTATATTTATGGTATTGGCCGCAGCAGAGCCATCACTATCCTTGACGAAGCAGGTGTAGACAGAAACCTGAAAGTACAGGATTGGACTGATGACAACTTAGCAGCTGTTCGTGGAGTTATCGGCGATAACTTCAAAGTAGAAGGTGAGCTGAGATCTGAAGTTCAGATGAACATTAAGCGTTTAATGGATATTGGTTGTTACCGTGGTATCCGTCACCGTATCGGTTTACCGGTTCGCGGACAGAGCACAAAAAACAACGCACGTACCCGTAAAGGTAAACGTAAAACTGTTGCTAATAAAAAAATGGCCACTAAATAA
- the rplP gene encoding 50S ribosomal protein L16 — protein sequence MLQPRKVKFRRVQKGRMKGNAQRGNQLAFGSFGIKSLEESWLTGRQIEAARVAVTRYMQRRGQIWIRVFPDKPITKKPAEVRMGKGKGAPEGFVAPIAPGRIIIEADGVPMEMAKEALRLAAQKLPVKTKFMVRRDYVEE from the coding sequence ATGTTACAGCCAAGAAAAGTAAAATTTAGAAGAGTACAGAAGGGCCGAATGAAAGGCAACGCGCAACGCGGAAACCAGTTAGCATTCGGTTCATTTGGAATAAAGTCGTTGGAAGAGTCGTGGCTTACCGGTAGGCAGATTGAAGCTGCCAGGGTTGCGGTAACACGCTATATGCAACGTCGAGGACAAATTTGGATTCGTGTATTTCCCGATAAACCAATTACCAAAAAGCCAGCCGAAGTAAGGATGGGTAAAGGTAAAGGTGCTCCTGAAGGATTTGTTGCTCCGATAGCTCCGGGTCGTATTATTATTGAAGCTGATGGTGTTCCAATGGAAATGGCCAAAGAAGCTTTAAGACTTGCCGCCCAGAAACTACCGGTAAAAACAAAGTTTATGGTTAGACGTGATTATGTTGAAGAATAA
- the secY gene encoding preprotein translocase subunit SecY, producing the protein MKRFIETLKNIYKIEDLRFRIGTTLFFLLIYRLGSFVSLPGIDPAQLQNLQNQTSDGLLGLINMFSGGAFAQASIFALGIMPYISASIVIQLMGIAVPYFQRLQKEGESGRRKINQITRYLTVLILIPQASAYLTNLHYQLPDSAFAMSGIWFNAPSIVILTAGSMFVLWLGERITDKGIGNGISLIIMIGIIARLPMSVVQEFGSRINQQGGGLVMFLVEFVILFIVFMASIALVQGTRRIPVQYAKRIVGNKQYGGVRQYIPLKVNAAGVMPIIFAQAIMMVPITIVGVANSENLRGVAAALSNITGFWYNLTQFLLVVAFTYFYTAITINPTQMAEDMKKNGGFIPGVKPGKKTVEFLDTVMSRITLPGSIFLGLVTIMPAFAMMMGISQSFALFYGGTSLLILVGVVLDTLQQIESHLLMRHYDGLMQSGRIKGRPGLGGM; encoded by the coding sequence ATGAAACGATTTATAGAGACCCTAAAGAATATTTATAAGATTGAAGATCTAAGGTTCAGAATTGGAACAACACTGTTTTTCCTGTTAATTTACAGGTTAGGCTCGTTTGTTTCGCTTCCGGGAATCGATCCGGCACAGTTACAAAACCTGCAAAATCAGACTTCTGATGGATTGCTGGGATTGATAAACATGTTTTCGGGGGGTGCTTTTGCACAGGCTTCCATCTTTGCTTTAGGAATTATGCCGTATATTTCTGCCTCAATTGTTATCCAGCTAATGGGTATCGCAGTTCCCTATTTCCAGAGGTTGCAGAAAGAGGGAGAGTCAGGAAGAAGGAAAATTAACCAGATTACACGTTATTTAACCGTGTTAATTCTGATTCCACAAGCATCGGCGTATCTAACCAATCTACATTACCAACTGCCCGATTCGGCATTCGCAATGAGTGGAATATGGTTTAATGCTCCATCAATTGTGATATTAACTGCCGGTTCGATGTTTGTACTGTGGTTAGGAGAGCGCATTACTGATAAAGGAATTGGTAATGGTATCTCACTGATCATTATGATTGGTATTATTGCTCGTTTACCTATGTCGGTGGTACAGGAATTTGGTTCTCGTATCAACCAGCAGGGTGGAGGTTTAGTAATGTTCCTTGTTGAATTTGTTATTCTGTTCATCGTGTTCATGGCATCAATTGCCTTGGTACAGGGAACCCGTAGGATTCCGGTACAGTATGCGAAACGAATTGTGGGTAACAAACAATATGGCGGAGTGCGCCAGTACATCCCTCTTAAAGTAAACGCCGCAGGTGTAATGCCTATTATTTTTGCGCAAGCAATTATGATGGTGCCTATTACAATTGTAGGTGTTGCTAATTCTGAAAATCTGCGTGGTGTTGCGGCTGCTTTATCAAACATCACCGGGTTTTGGTACAATTTAACACAATTTTTATTAGTGGTAGCTTTTACGTATTTTTACACCGCTATTACTATTAACCCAACGCAAATGGCAGAAGATATGAAGAAAAACGGCGGTTTTATTCCGGGTGTTAAACCAGGAAAGAAAACAGTTGAATTTCTTGATACTGTTATGTCGCGTATAACATTACCGGGTTCTATTTTCTTAGGGCTGGTAACGATTATGCCGGCATTTGCTATGATGATGGGAATCAGCCAGTCGTTTGCCCTGTTTTACGGTGGTACATCGCTGCTAATTCTTGTTGGTGTTGTGTTAGATACCTTACAGCAGATTGAAAGTCACTTGTTGATGCGCCATTATGACGGTTTGATGCAATCGGGCCGAATTAAAGGACGTCCGGGACTGGGAGGAATGTAA
- the rpsE gene encoding 30S ribosomal protein S5 — MAKVSNKVKTSDLELKDRLVAINRVTKVTKGGRTFSFSAIVVVGNEDGIVGWGLGKASEVTTAIAKGVDAAKKNLVKVPVINGTIPHEQTAKFGGANILLKPASSGTGLKAGGAMRAVLESAGIHDVLAKSKGSSNPHNLVKATMGALTELRDAYTVAEHRGVSVEKVFKG, encoded by the coding sequence ATGGCGAAAGTAAGTAATAAAGTAAAAACAAGCGACCTGGAATTAAAAGACAGGTTGGTAGCCATTAACCGTGTAACCAAAGTAACAAAAGGTGGACGTACATTTAGTTTTTCTGCCATTGTTGTTGTTGGAAACGAGGATGGAATTGTAGGTTGGGGCCTTGGTAAAGCAAGCGAAGTAACTACTGCAATTGCTAAAGGTGTTGACGCAGCTAAAAAGAACCTGGTAAAAGTTCCTGTAATTAACGGAACAATACCACACGAACAAACCGCAAAATTTGGCGGAGCTAACATCTTATTAAAACCTGCATCGTCGGGTACCGGTCTTAAAGCTGGTGGTGCGATGCGTGCTGTACTTGAAAGTGCAGGTATTCATGATGTATTAGCCAAATCTAAAGGTTCATCAAACCCACATAACCTGGTAAAAGCAACAATGGGAGCTTTAACCGAGTTAAGGGATGCGTATACAGTAGCAGAACACAGAGGTGTTTCAGTGGAAAAAGTTTTTAAAGGATAA
- the rpsK gene encoding 30S ribosomal protein S11, which produces MAKKTGSSRKRTVVVEANGMAHIHSSFNNIIVTLTNMNGEVISWSSAGKKGFRGSKKNTPYAAQVASEECAKTAYDLGLRKVKVYVKGPGNGRESAIRALATIGIQVTEIIDVTPLPHNGCRPPKRRRV; this is translated from the coding sequence ATGGCAAAAAAGACAGGATCAAGTAGAAAGAGAACAGTGGTTGTTGAAGCCAATGGTATGGCTCATATCCACTCGTCTTTCAACAATATTATTGTTACGCTGACAAACATGAATGGAGAGGTAATCTCTTGGTCGTCAGCTGGGAAAAAAGGATTCCGTGGTTCTAAAAAGAATACTCCTTATGCAGCTCAGGTAGCTTCAGAAGAGTGCGCTAAAACTGCTTATGACCTTGGACTACGTAAAGTTAAGGTATATGTTAAAGGACCTGGTAACGGTCGTGAATCAGCAATCAGAGCTTTGGCTACTATCGGTATCCAGGTTACTGAAATTATTGATGTAACACCGCTTCCGCACAACGGTTGCAGGCCTCCTAAAAGACGTAGAGTTTAA
- the rpsC gene encoding 30S ribosomal protein S3 has protein sequence MGQKVNPIANRLGFIKGWDSNWFGGDNYGDKLVEDQQIRKYLNARLAKASISRIVIERTLKLITITVHTSRPGIIIGKGGQEVDKLKEELKKITKKEVQINIFEIKRPELDAKIVANNIARQIEGKIAYRRAVKMAIASTMRMGAEGIKVLVSGRLNGAEMARSEMYKDGRTPLHTLRADIDYALAEALTKTGLVGVKVWICKGMVYGKRDLSPNVGQKSGRPGGNRGGGNRNRRRK, from the coding sequence ATGGGACAAAAAGTAAATCCGATAGCAAATCGTTTGGGCTTCATCAAAGGATGGGATTCAAACTGGTTCGGTGGTGATAATTACGGCGACAAGCTGGTTGAAGACCAACAGATCAGGAAATACCTGAACGCTCGTTTGGCCAAAGCCAGCATCTCAAGAATCGTTATTGAACGTACCTTGAAGCTGATCACCATCACCGTTCATACTTCGCGACCAGGTATTATTATTGGTAAAGGAGGTCAGGAAGTTGACAAACTGAAAGAAGAATTAAAAAAGATTACCAAAAAAGAGGTTCAAATCAACATTTTCGAAATCAAACGTCCTGAACTCGATGCTAAGATTGTTGCAAATAACATTGCACGTCAGATCGAGGGTAAAATTGCTTACCGCAGGGCAGTGAAAATGGCCATCGCTTCAACCATGAGAATGGGAGCCGAAGGAATCAAAGTATTGGTTTCCGGACGCTTAAACGGAGCAGAAATGGCTCGTTCTGAAATGTATAAAGACGGCCGTACTCCGCTACATACTTTGCGTGCAGATATTGATTACGCATTGGCTGAAGCTTTAACAAAAACCGGTTTGGTTGGCGTAAAAGTTTGGATTTGTAAGGGTATGGTATACGGAAAACGCGACCTTTCGCCTAACGTTGGACAAAAGTCTGGCCGTCCGGGTGGAAACAGAGGTGGTGGAAATCGTAACCGTCGTAGAAAATAG
- the rplE gene encoding 50S ribosomal protein L5: protein MAYVPTLKKKYQEEIIPALKKEFDYSSVMQVPKLEKIILNQGVGAAIADKKLIDVAQTEMTMIAGQKAVQTLSKKDISNFKLRKKMPIGVRVTLRRDQMYEFLDRLIAVALPRIRDFKGIESKMDGRGNYTLGVPEQIIFPEIVLDKVSKINGMNITFVTSAQSDEEGFALLKELGLPFKNVKKN from the coding sequence ATGGCTTACGTACCAACTCTTAAGAAGAAATATCAGGAAGAAATAATCCCTGCCTTAAAGAAAGAGTTCGATTACTCTTCTGTAATGCAGGTTCCGAAATTAGAAAAAATCATCCTAAACCAGGGTGTTGGAGCAGCAATCGCCGACAAAAAACTGATCGACGTAGCCCAAACCGAAATGACAATGATCGCCGGCCAGAAAGCCGTACAAACTTTGTCTAAAAAGGATATCTCTAATTTCAAATTGAGAAAGAAAATGCCAATTGGCGTGCGTGTTACATTGCGTCGCGACCAAATGTATGAATTCCTAGATCGTTTAATTGCTGTGGCACTGCCACGTATTCGCGACTTTAAAGGTATCGAAAGCAAGATGGACGGCCGCGGAAACTACACACTTGGTGTTCCGGAACAAATTATTTTCCCCGAGATCGTACTTGATAAAGTAAGTAAGATCAACGGAATGAATATTACCTTTGTCACTTCTGCACAAAGCGATGAAGAAGGATTTGCTTTGTTGAAAGAATTAGGTTTACCATTTAAAAACGTTAAAAAGAACTAG
- the rpsH gene encoding 30S ribosomal protein S8, whose translation MSKVTDPIADYLTRVRNAIMAKHRVVDIPASNVKKEMTKLLKEKGYILNYKFEDEVGHQGNIKIALKYNPETKISAIKALERISKPGLRQYCDSTSIPRVLNGLGIAIISTSKGVITDKEARELNVGGEVLCYVY comes from the coding sequence ATGAGTAAAGTAACAGATCCAATAGCAGATTATCTGACAAGGGTAAGAAATGCAATTATGGCAAAACACCGCGTGGTTGACATTCCTGCTTCAAATGTTAAAAAAGAAATGACCAAACTGTTAAAAGAAAAAGGTTATATCTTAAACTACAAATTTGAAGATGAAGTAGGTCACCAGGGAAACATAAAGATTGCATTGAAATACAATCCAGAAACAAAAATATCTGCAATAAAAGCGTTAGAACGCATTAGTAAACCAGGTTTGCGTCAGTACTGTGACAGCACAAGTATTCCACGCGTACTAAATGGTTTAGGCATAGCAATAATCTCTACCTCGAAAGGTGTAATTACCGATAAAGAAGCACGCGAGCTTAACGTAGGTGGAGAAGTTTTATGTTACGTGTATTAA
- the rpmJ gene encoding 50S ribosomal protein L36, which translates to MKTRVSVKKRSEDCKIIRRKGRLYVINKKNPKFKQRQG; encoded by the coding sequence ATGAAAACTCGTGTTTCAGTTAAAAAACGTTCAGAAGACTGCAAAATTATTCGCAGAAAAGGACGTTTGTATGTGATTAATAAAAAGAACCCTAAGTTTAAACAACGTCAGGGTTAA